GCTTCGTAGTCGCGGAACTGGTCGAAGCTGGCGCAGGCGGGAGAAAGCATGACGATATCGCCGGGCTTCGCGGCGGCCATCGCCTCGCGGATCGCCTCGGCCATCATCTCGGAATTATGAACGGGAATGTGCGGCGCGAGGATTTCTGCAAAACGCGGCCCGGCATCGCCGATGGTATAGGCGGCGGCGATGTTGCCGAAGAACGGCGCGCATTCGTCAAGATTGTCGCCCTTGGGCAACCCCCCGAGAATCCAGTGGATGCGAGGGTTGGGGGCGGGCGGGAATGCGGCGATGGCAGGCGCGGTGGAGGCCGGGTTGGTCGCCTTGCTGTCGTTGATGTAGGTAACGCCGCCCGCCTCGGCCACGCGCTCCATGCGGTGCGGAAGGCCGCTGAAGGTGCGCAGGGCTTTGCGCCACTGCGGCTTCTTGATCCCCAGCGCCTCGACGATGGCAACGGCCACGGCGGCGTTCTGGAGGTTGTGCGGCCCTTGCAGCGAAGGCCATTCCTTCTGGAGCGGCAGCAAGTCAGTACCGTCGACCATGCGCACGAGGCCCGGCGCCCGGCGTGCGGCTTCGATGTGGGCGATGGCGCGCGTCTCGCGGTCGCCGGTGCCGAAGACGGCGCTGCGCCCTGCATCCTGCATGGCGAAAAGGCGCGCCTTGGAGGCGGCGTAAGCCTCGAACCCGTCATAACGATCGAGGTGGTCCGGGGTGATGTTGAGCAGCGCAGTCACGTCGCAGTCGAGGCTGTAGGTCAGGTCGATCTGGTAGCTCGACAGTTCCAGCACGTAGACCCCGCCAGCCGGCAGCGGCTCGGCGCCCAGCACGGGCACGCCGATGTTGCCCCCCACGCGGGAGGTTACGCCCGCGCATTCCAGCAGGTGCTGGACGAGCGACGTCGTGGTCGATTTGCCATTGGTGCCGGTGATGCCGACGACGCGGTGCGCGGGAAGGTTGCCCCGCGCCAGCGCGAAAAGTTCGATGTCGCCGATCACCGGCACGCCGGCGCGGGCGGCGGACTCGGCGATGGGATGGCGGTTGAGCGGGACACCCGGCGAGACGACGACGCCGTCATAGCCGGTCAGGTCTGCGGCGACGGGATCGGTCAGTTCGACCTTGCCGCAGTCGGTCCACTCGCAAAGCTGCTGGCGCGCTTCGTCGCGGCTGTCCCAGGCCATGACATGCGCCCCGCTCTCCACCAGCGTCGTGGCAGCGGTCAGCCCTGAACGGGCAAGGCCGAGGACCGCGTAGCGCTTGCCGGCAAAGACGGGGGAGACGATCATGCGCCGATCGCCCTCATCGCAGCTTCAGGGTGGCGAGGCCGAGCACCGCGAGAACGATCGAGATGATCCAGAAGCGGATCACAACGGTCGATTCGTGCCAGCCCTTCTGCTCGAAATGGTGGTGGATCGGCGCCATGCGAAAGACGCGGCGGCCGGTGCGCTTGAACCAGAAGACCTGGATGATGACCGAAACCGCTTCCAGCACGAACAGCCCGCCGACGATGGCCAGCACGATCTCGTGGTGCGCGGCGACGGCGATGCAGCCAAGGGCCCCGCCCAGTGCCAGACTGCCGGTATCGCCCATGAAGACGGCGGCAGGCGGCGCGTTGAACCACAGGAAGGCAAGGCCCGCCCCCATGATCCCGGCGCAGAAGATCGCCAGCTCACCCGCGCGCGGAACGTGCGGAATGCCCAGATAGGTCGCATAGTCGACGCGGCCGGCAAGGTAGCAGATGATCGCGAACGTGCCCGCCGCGATGATGACCGGCATCGTCGCGAGCCCGTCGAGGCCGTCGGTCAGGTTCACCGCATTGCCCGCGCCCACGATCACCACGGCGGCGAAGACGTAGTAGAACGGACCAAGCGGAATGTACCGGCCCGACAGGAACGGCACATAGAGGTTGGTGTTGAGCTGGCTGACGATGATGTACGAAGCGATGCCCGCCACGATGAATTCAAGCAGCAGGCGCACTTTGCTGGACAGGCCGGCATGGTGCCGCTTGGTCACCTTGTCGTAGTCATCCAGAAAACCGATGATCCCAAACCCTACCGTCACGGCCACGCAGGCCCAGACGAACGGGTTCGTCATGTCCATGAACAGAAGCATGGTGACGATCAGCGAAGTCAGGATCATCAGACCGCCCATGGTGGGCGTGCCGCGCTTGGCAAGGTGGGTCTGGGGGCCGTCCTCACGGATCGGCTGACCCTTGCCCTGCCTGATTCGCAGCATGTTGATGAACTTGGGACCGATGATCAGGCCGATCACCAGCGCGGTCATCAGCGCCGCGCCCGAACGGAACGTCTGGTATCGGAAGAGGTTGGACAGTCCCTCGTAGTGGAACCATTCTGCAATGAGATACAACATCTTGCGGGGGTTAACCCCTACCCTTCCTGCTTGCTGAGCGCGGTTACGAGAGCTGACAGACCTACCGAATTCGAGCCTTTGACCAGGATGGCATCATCCCGTTGCAGCCCGAATGCGCGCAAGGTTTCGACAGCTTCCCGCACGCTTGGGCAATGCGCGAAGGGCGCGGTTTTGCCAAGGTCGGAGGCGCCGGATTTCCCCAATTCCGCCGCCCCGAGAACTTTTGCCAAAGCTGCCATTTCCTCGCCTACCAGCAGGGCGTAGTCGACGCCTGCTTCGCGGATCGGCTCGGCCAGCGCGGCGTGATAGTCCGGGCCGTGGCTGCCCAGTTCCTTCATCGCGCCCAGCACGGCAATTCGCCGGCGCGCCGGGGTGCGGCCGAGCTGCGCCAGCGTGGCACGCATCGAGGCCGGGTTGGCGTTGTAACTTTCGTCGATCAGCAGGGCCTTGCGTTGCCCCCGCGCATCCGGCTCGCCGCCTTCGACGTCGATTTCCACACGGGCGCCGCGGCCGGGCATTCCGCCCATCTCGGCCAGCGCGACACCGGCCGCGCCCAGGTCGCCCTTGACGGCGCGCACCGCCGCCATGACAGCCAGCGAGTTGATGACCTGATGTTCACCCGGCGCGGCAACGGTGTAGCACACGCGCCGGTCGCCCATGTCGACAGTGACGAGGGAGCCGCCCCCGATCGCGGGCACCGTGTCGAGCAGCCGCACGTCTGCATCGGCTGCCTTGCCGAACGAAACGACCGTCGCCCCGCAGGCCAGCGCGCCTTCACGCAGACGGGCATAGTGCGGGCTGTCGATGGGGATGACGGCGGTGCCGCCCTCCTCCAACCCCTGGA
The DNA window shown above is from Novosphingobium sp. P6W and carries:
- the murD gene encoding UDP-N-acetylmuramoyl-L-alanine--D-glutamate ligase, which codes for MIVSPVFAGKRYAVLGLARSGLTAATTLVESGAHVMAWDSRDEARQQLCEWTDCGKVELTDPVAADLTGYDGVVVSPGVPLNRHPIAESAARAGVPVIGDIELFALARGNLPAHRVVGITGTNGKSTTTSLVQHLLECAGVTSRVGGNIGVPVLGAEPLPAGGVYVLELSSYQIDLTYSLDCDVTALLNITPDHLDRYDGFEAYAASKARLFAMQDAGRSAVFGTGDRETRAIAHIEAARRAPGLVRMVDGTDLLPLQKEWPSLQGPHNLQNAAVAVAIVEALGIKKPQWRKALRTFSGLPHRMERVAEAGGVTYINDSKATNPASTAPAIAAFPPAPNPRIHWILGGLPKGDNLDECAPFFGNIAAAYTIGDAGPRFAEILAPHIPVHNSEMMAEAIREAMAAAKPGDIVMLSPACASFDQFRDYEARGQAFRQIVEALLEIGDGVPREGLA
- the mraY gene encoding phospho-N-acetylmuramoyl-pentapeptide-transferase encodes the protein MLYLIAEWFHYEGLSNLFRYQTFRSGAALMTALVIGLIIGPKFINMLRIRQGKGQPIREDGPQTHLAKRGTPTMGGLMILTSLIVTMLLFMDMTNPFVWACVAVTVGFGIIGFLDDYDKVTKRHHAGLSSKVRLLLEFIVAGIASYIIVSQLNTNLYVPFLSGRYIPLGPFYYVFAAVVIVGAGNAVNLTDGLDGLATMPVIIAAGTFAIICYLAGRVDYATYLGIPHVPRAGELAIFCAGIMGAGLAFLWFNAPPAAVFMGDTGSLALGGALGCIAVAAHHEIVLAIVGGLFVLEAVSVIIQVFWFKRTGRRVFRMAPIHHHFEQKGWHESTVVIRFWIISIVLAVLGLATLKLR
- the murF gene encoding UDP-N-acetylmuramoyl-tripeptide--D-alanyl-D-alanine ligase, with product MVAVARILDWPLDAAEDNLHVLWDAGAIARAVKGEVHGAPGGEFTVSGVEIDSRDVQPGDLFFALKGEAMDGHRFVEMAFAKGAAAVVVDRPVDGPHILVADTMEALERLGAAARLRARGPVIGVTGSVGKTGVKEMIFAALDRSSRGDAHRSVKSYNNHVGVPLSLARMPGRSRFGVFEMGMNHAGEISALTRQVRPHVAVITTIAPAHIEMLGSEEAIADAKAEIFQGLEEGGTAVIPIDSPHYARLREGALACGATVVSFGKAADADVRLLDTVPAIGGGSLVTVDMGDRRVCYTVAAPGEHQVINSLAVMAAVRAVKGDLGAAGVALAEMGGMPGRGARVEIDVEGGEPDARGQRKALLIDESYNANPASMRATLAQLGRTPARRRIAVLGAMKELGSHGPDYHAALAEPIREAGVDYALLVGEEMAALAKVLGAAELGKSGASDLGKTAPFAHCPSVREAVETLRAFGLQRDDAILVKGSNSVGLSALVTALSKQEG